From Nguyenibacter vanlangensis, one genomic window encodes:
- a CDS encoding DeoR/GlpR family DNA-binding transcription regulator yields MTETERQRQIITMLETRPFATVRELIDMLSVSPATIRRDIEKLHEAGEARKVFGGVASLTAAARTHALPFAQSSDLAVDAKRAIAAMAEGLCRDGDMVMVAGGSTCHQLGLRLAARSIGLYTNSMPLAAALGTQGICQLSVAGGALHREPGILYDPKAPPPDFFASRLFLGAQGVGPEGVMESHPLLPKATAPMLERADDVIVLADSRKLAVRARFLSCPIDRISTLITDDGVQDDDVRILEDAGVAVLVAPRAGDKT; encoded by the coding sequence GTGACCGAGACCGAACGCCAGCGCCAGATCATCACCATGCTCGAGACGCGGCCCTTCGCGACCGTGCGGGAACTGATCGACATGCTGAGCGTGTCGCCGGCCACCATTCGCCGCGACATCGAAAAGCTTCACGAGGCCGGCGAGGCGCGCAAGGTCTTCGGCGGCGTGGCGTCCCTGACCGCCGCGGCGCGGACGCACGCCCTGCCTTTCGCGCAGAGCAGCGACCTCGCGGTCGACGCCAAGCGCGCGATCGCCGCGATGGCCGAGGGACTCTGCCGCGACGGGGACATGGTCATGGTCGCGGGCGGATCGACCTGCCACCAATTGGGCCTTCGCCTCGCGGCGCGGTCGATCGGGCTCTACACCAACTCGATGCCGCTGGCGGCGGCCCTGGGCACCCAGGGCATCTGCCAGCTTTCGGTGGCGGGCGGCGCGCTGCATCGCGAGCCGGGCATCCTGTACGATCCCAAGGCGCCGCCGCCGGATTTCTTCGCCTCGCGCCTGTTTCTGGGCGCGCAGGGCGTCGGGCCGGAGGGCGTGATGGAATCGCACCCGCTGCTGCCGAAGGCGACGGCCCCGATGCTGGAACGCGCCGACGATGTGATCGTGCTGGCCGACAGCCGCAAGCTGGCGGTCCGGGCACGCTTTCTCTCATGTCCGATCGACCGGATTTCCACCCTCATCACCGATGACGGCGTGCAGGATGACGATGTGCGTATCCTTGAAGATGCGGGCGTGGCGGTACTGGTCGCCCCGCGCGCGGGTGACAAGACGTGA